A stretch of Chryseobacterium viscerum DNA encodes these proteins:
- the rmuC gene encoding DNA recombination protein RmuC yields MEMLYLIIGLIAGGILGAVILYFALKSSMVSRSVYDALNTLSIKTQSDLENSNLKIQELHQNISKEREANILQQDLLDDLKNEFSKISAEYSSLNIQFQELKQINLKHTSQIETHILEKQTLFAKNSELSAKNEGLQQSLDTQKEEIIKIQEDSKLQFENLANKILEEKTEKFTTLNQNNLKNILEPFQEKIADLKNKVNEAYEKENKERFSLAEKVKELAELNQQISEDAKKLTRALKGESKTQGNWGEMILESILEKSGLVKGREYFLEHELRDEDNKALFSEFSGKKMRPDAVVKYPDERNVIIDSKVSLTAFTELVDETDADIYAIKLSQHLGSIKNHINQLSQKAYDDYGKSLDFVMMFIPSEPAYIAAMQADQNLWNYAYERRILLLNPSNLITSLKLIADLWKREYQNRNSIEIAERGARLYDKFVGFVDNLEKVGRNLDQAKNVYNDAYKQLHTGNDNLVIQTQKLKSLGIKNKKDLPQSLIDNSNFIEPSES; encoded by the coding sequence GATGCGCTGAACACCTTATCTATTAAAACCCAGTCTGATCTCGAAAATTCAAATCTGAAGATTCAGGAACTTCATCAGAATATCAGCAAAGAAAGAGAAGCTAATATACTGCAGCAGGATCTTTTGGACGATCTGAAAAATGAATTTTCTAAAATCTCCGCCGAATATTCGTCTTTAAATATTCAGTTTCAGGAATTAAAACAAATCAATCTGAAACATACTTCTCAGATAGAAACTCATATTCTTGAAAAGCAAACTCTTTTTGCTAAAAACTCTGAGCTTTCTGCCAAAAATGAAGGTCTTCAACAATCTCTTGATACCCAGAAAGAAGAAATTATCAAGATTCAGGAAGATTCTAAACTTCAGTTTGAAAACCTCGCCAATAAAATTTTAGAAGAAAAAACAGAAAAGTTTACTACTTTAAATCAAAATAATTTAAAAAATATCCTTGAGCCTTTTCAGGAGAAAATTGCCGACTTAAAAAACAAGGTCAACGAAGCCTACGAAAAGGAAAATAAAGAACGTTTCTCCCTTGCCGAAAAAGTAAAAGAACTTGCAGAATTAAACCAACAGATCTCTGAAGATGCCAAAAAACTGACCCGCGCTCTGAAAGGAGAAAGCAAAACCCAAGGAAACTGGGGCGAGATGATTCTGGAAAGTATTCTTGAAAAATCAGGATTGGTAAAAGGAAGAGAATATTTCCTGGAACATGAATTACGTGATGAAGATAACAAAGCTTTATTCTCTGAATTTTCCGGAAAGAAAATGCGACCTGATGCTGTTGTAAAATATCCGGATGAAAGAAATGTCATCATTGATTCTAAAGTATCACTGACTGCTTTCACAGAATTGGTAGACGAAACTGACGCCGATATTTATGCTATAAAATTGAGCCAGCACCTGGGATCTATCAAAAATCATATTAATCAATTAAGTCAAAAAGCATACGATGACTATGGGAAATCACTGGATTTCGTAATGATGTTTATTCCTAGTGAACCAGCTTATATTGCTGCGATGCAGGCAGACCAGAATCTTTGGAACTATGCCTACGAAAGAAGAATCCTACTGCTTAATCCAAGCAATCTGATTACTTCTCTTAAACTGATTGCTGATCTTTGGAAACGTGAATACCAAAACCGAAATTCCATAGAAATTGCTGAACGCGGAGCCAGACTTTATGACAAATTTGTAGGATTTGTGGATAACTTAGAGAAAGTTGGAAGAAATCTTGATCAGGCAAAGAATGTATATAATGATGCCTACAAACAGCTTCATACAGGAAATGACAATCTTGTAATACAGACTCAAAAACTGAAGTCATTAGGGATTAAAAACAAAAAAGACCTGCCTCAAAGTCTTATTGACAACAGTAATTTTATTGAGCCATCAGAAAGCTAA
- a CDS encoding LytTR family DNA-binding domain-containing protein, which yields MFSFAAYPYPKSESFKEIFVSSLGAGVSVYLFLIIFQPFGTESFHHPYKFLLLFPYCIIFGTAFFITNLLTSRFSSWNIGTELLKIIFILFVGSILSYFYNSLFLSHVQLDLANYLYMFLYSLAVGIPVSIIYILSRYIYLKNIHENTAQSISQHLPVSDPEQQQNLLKISAQNTELSINEKDFLCVQSMENYCTFYFLENNSLKKTVIRISFSNALQQIETTSVKKCHRSYIVNLRRVKNLKGNAQGYKLILPEIDFEIPVSRSFIHSIIPQLQQLNL from the coding sequence ATGTTTTCATTTGCAGCATATCCATATCCAAAATCCGAATCATTCAAAGAAATCTTTGTTTCTTCTTTGGGAGCCGGAGTATCTGTATATCTGTTTCTGATTATTTTTCAGCCCTTTGGTACAGAAAGCTTTCATCACCCGTATAAATTTTTATTACTTTTCCCTTATTGCATTATTTTTGGAACAGCGTTTTTCATTACCAATCTTTTAACTTCTCGTTTTAGCAGCTGGAATATTGGTACTGAGCTTCTGAAAATAATATTCATTCTGTTTGTTGGATCAATTCTATCCTACTTTTACAATTCATTATTTCTGAGTCATGTACAACTTGACCTTGCTAATTATTTGTATATGTTCCTTTATTCTCTGGCTGTTGGTATTCCAGTTTCTATCATATATATTTTATCGCGGTATATCTATTTAAAGAATATCCATGAAAATACAGCGCAGAGTATTTCTCAACATCTTCCCGTTTCGGATCCTGAACAACAACAAAATTTGTTAAAAATATCAGCTCAGAATACAGAACTTAGCATCAATGAAAAAGATTTTCTTTGCGTTCAGTCCATGGAAAACTACTGTACATTTTACTTTTTAGAGAATAACAGCTTAAAAAAAACAGTAATCAGAATAAGCTTTTCCAATGCTTTACAACAAATCGAAACAACTTCTGTCAAAAAATGCCACCGTTCTTATATTGTTAATCTTAGAAGGGTAAAAAATCTCAAAGGAAATGCTCAGGGCTATAAATTAATTCTCCCTGAAATTGATTTTGAAATTCCCGTTTCAAGAAGTTTTATTCATTCAATTATTCCTCAATTACAACAACTAAATCTGTAA
- a CDS encoding CPBP family intramembrane glutamic endopeptidase: MSKNIRFFFIFILGFTIYYFSDFFFFKNIQTFSKNLFHNKAIAHVIAYSVTLIPLMAALKILLHKRSISELLSLNKSIFKGFTLALIGTLPMLIGYMIHFKAISKINLETLFINTLSSAFFEEIIFRAFLIGILYRFTRLGFLSSALLGSLLFAQVHLYQSQNITELTEIFAITFLGSIFFSWVYFESEYNLWTAIFLHFFMNLYWEIFNVSENVSGNLYGNLYKLISIAVLIVVIIYFKRKNKIPFEVTWKSLFIKTREVQS, translated from the coding sequence ATGAGTAAAAACATCCGTTTCTTCTTCATCTTTATTTTAGGTTTTACAATCTATTATTTCTCCGATTTTTTCTTTTTTAAAAACATTCAGACGTTCTCAAAAAATCTGTTTCACAACAAAGCAATAGCCCATGTAATTGCTTATTCAGTAACTTTAATTCCATTGATGGCTGCATTAAAAATTCTGTTACACAAAAGAAGCATTTCAGAGCTACTTTCATTAAATAAGTCCATTTTCAAAGGATTTACTTTGGCACTTATTGGAACTCTGCCTATGCTTATCGGATACATGATCCATTTTAAAGCAATCAGTAAAATAAATCTTGAAACACTATTTATTAACACCCTTTCGTCAGCATTTTTTGAAGAGATCATTTTCAGAGCTTTTCTTATCGGAATACTATACAGGTTTACCAGGCTTGGTTTTTTATCCTCGGCCTTATTAGGCTCTTTACTCTTTGCACAGGTTCATTTATATCAAAGTCAGAACATAACAGAACTTACTGAGATATTTGCCATTACATTTCTAGGTTCAATATTCTTTTCCTGGGTATATTTTGAATCTGAATATAACTTATGGACTGCCATCTTCCTTCATTTCTTTATGAATTTGTACTGGGAAATCTTTAATGTATCAGAAAATGTTTCCGGAAACCTCTATGGAAATCTGTATAAACTGATCTCAATTGCAGTCTTGATAGTAGTTATCATCTATTTTAAAAGAAAAAATAAAATCCCGTTTGAAGTAACATGGAAAAGTCTTTTTATCAAAACCAGAGAAGTTCAATCATAA
- a CDS encoding TrmH family RNA methyltransferase encodes MLIESFQNDKIKNVTKLLTDNRFRKKSKVFVVEGQQENERAMQYDFEPLEFFICENIFKGTLPEGKIHHVSEKVYEKIAYRGSSEGIIGIYQAKETPLSSFIPKEDSTIIIVEGIEKPGNLGAILRSCEAFGVDALIVADGKTDFYNPNVIRSSVGCLFGMEVYQAENEETLEFLQKNSFNIYTTLMDESAEDLYKRDFRQRSAVLFGTEHSGLSDFWIGKGKNTLIPMAGSIDSLNLSNAVAITCYESLKQKKG; translated from the coding sequence ATGTTGATAGAAAGTTTTCAAAACGATAAAATAAAAAACGTCACTAAGCTCCTTACTGACAACAGATTCCGTAAAAAATCAAAAGTTTTTGTAGTAGAAGGCCAGCAGGAAAATGAAAGAGCTATGCAGTATGATTTTGAACCGCTGGAGTTCTTTATCTGTGAAAATATCTTTAAGGGAACCCTACCCGAGGGAAAAATCCATCATGTAAGTGAAAAAGTATATGAAAAAATAGCTTACCGAGGAAGTTCTGAAGGAATTATCGGGATCTACCAGGCAAAAGAAACTCCGCTTTCATCATTTATTCCTAAAGAAGATTCTACGATAATTATTGTTGAAGGCATAGAAAAACCGGGAAATCTTGGAGCTATTTTAAGAAGTTGTGAAGCGTTTGGAGTAGATGCACTGATTGTTGCTGACGGAAAAACAGATTTTTACAATCCTAATGTGATCAGATCCAGTGTGGGCTGCCTTTTCGGAATGGAAGTATATCAGGCTGAAAATGAAGAAACATTGGAATTTCTTCAAAAAAACAGTTTCAATATTTACACTACACTTATGGATGAAAGTGCTGAAGATCTTTATAAGAGAGATTTCAGACAGCGTTCAGCAGTATTATTCGGTACTGAACATTCCGGATTGAGTGATTTCTGGATAGGAAAAGGAAAAAACACTTTGATTCCTATGGCCGGAAGTATTGATTCTTTAAATCTGAGCAATGCAGTGGCGATTACCTGCTATGAATCTTTAAAACAAAAGAAAGGATAA
- a CDS encoding 5-formyltetrahydrofolate cyclo-ligase, which yields MLKAELRKKYTQKRKALSPDEAFLLSEKIFENFIHYFNPQEGEKVHVFIPILARNEIDTQIFIHYFLAKNIRVYVPKIVDDKLINIEIFEDTVFETSRWGISEPVSNEDSDENNFQYVITPLLYCDRKGNRVGYGKGFYDGLFRNVSTDTKKIGVNYFDPDEYVDDVWENDIPVDYLVTPTEVLSFLSGLE from the coding sequence ATGCTAAAAGCTGAGCTTAGAAAAAAATATACCCAAAAAAGAAAAGCCTTGTCTCCAGATGAGGCTTTCTTGTTATCTGAAAAGATTTTTGAAAATTTCATTCATTACTTCAACCCGCAGGAAGGAGAGAAAGTACATGTTTTTATCCCGATCCTGGCAAGAAATGAAATTGATACCCAAATCTTCATTCACTATTTTTTAGCGAAGAATATCCGTGTTTATGTCCCTAAAATTGTAGATGATAAGCTTATTAATATTGAAATTTTTGAAGATACTGTTTTTGAAACCAGCCGCTGGGGGATTTCTGAGCCTGTTTCTAATGAAGATTCGGATGAAAATAACTTTCAATATGTGATTACGCCATTGCTGTACTGTGACAGAAAAGGAAATAGGGTAGGATATGGGAAAGGTTTTTATGATGGGTTATTCCGGAACGTTTCAACAGATACCAAAAAAATCGGAGTCAATTATTTTGACCCCGATGAATATGTGGATGATGTCTGGGAAAATGATATTCCCGTTGACTATTTGGTTACTCCTACGGAAGTGCTGTCTTTCTTAAGCGGTTTGGAATAA
- a CDS encoding rhodanese-related sulfurtransferase — MQLYNTLSAEERAQLIDEAGKDRLTLSFYAYAKIEDPKKFRDELFIAWNALDALGRIYVAKEGINAQMSVPADQFEAFRNTLEVYDFMKGIRLNVAVDQDNYSFLKLTIKVRNKIVADGLNDETFDVTNKGIHLKAQEFNSLLEDPNTIVVDFRNHYESEVGHFEGAITPDVENFRESLPIINEQLQDFKEDKNLLMYCTGGIRCEKASAYFKHQGFKNVYQLEGGIIEYTRQIKEEGIESKFIGKNFVFDHRLGERITNDIIAQCHQCGKPCDNHTNCANDACHLLFIQCDECKAAMENCCSTECLDIVHLPWDEQVKLRKGLQVGNKVFRKGKSDALKFKNSGDLSDKPLAKAETKNIRQKIAVKKELIGKAEHYFSKSKIAQFLIEQKDLSVGDKVLISGPTTGEQEITITEIYANGGPCETAKIGDQITFELPFRVRLSDKLYRIVQNA, encoded by the coding sequence ATGCAACTGTATAACACCTTAAGCGCAGAAGAAAGAGCTCAACTTATTGATGAAGCCGGTAAAGACCGTCTTACTTTGTCTTTCTATGCGTATGCCAAAATTGAAGATCCCAAAAAATTTCGCGACGAATTATTTATTGCCTGGAATGCACTGGATGCACTTGGCCGTATTTATGTAGCAAAAGAAGGAATCAATGCTCAGATGAGTGTTCCTGCGGATCAGTTTGAGGCTTTTCGAAATACGCTGGAAGTTTATGATTTTATGAAAGGAATCCGTTTGAATGTCGCTGTTGACCAGGATAACTATTCTTTTTTAAAACTAACAATCAAGGTTAGAAATAAAATTGTTGCTGATGGTTTGAATGACGAAACTTTTGATGTAACCAATAAAGGAATTCACTTAAAAGCTCAGGAGTTCAATAGTTTACTTGAAGATCCGAATACCATCGTTGTAGATTTCAGAAATCACTATGAAAGTGAAGTAGGCCACTTTGAAGGCGCTATTACTCCGGATGTGGAAAACTTCAGAGAAAGTTTACCGATTATCAATGAACAGTTACAAGACTTTAAAGAAGATAAAAACCTTTTGATGTACTGTACCGGAGGTATCCGTTGCGAAAAAGCCAGTGCTTACTTTAAACATCAGGGTTTTAAAAATGTTTACCAATTGGAAGGAGGGATCATTGAGTATACCCGCCAGATTAAAGAAGAAGGAATAGAAAGTAAATTTATTGGTAAAAACTTTGTATTTGACCACCGTTTAGGGGAAAGAATTACAAACGATATTATTGCACAATGCCACCAGTGTGGAAAACCTTGTGATAACCATACCAACTGTGCCAATGATGCATGCCACCTTTTATTTATCCAATGTGATGAATGTAAAGCAGCAATGGAAAACTGCTGTTCTACAGAATGTCTGGATATTGTACATCTGCCTTGGGATGAACAGGTGAAGCTAAGAAAAGGGTTACAAGTTGGAAATAAAGTATTCAGAAAAGGAAAATCTGATGCCCTGAAATTTAAAAATTCAGGTGATTTGTCAGATAAGCCTTTAGCAAAAGCTGAAACAAAGAATATCCGTCAAAAGATTGCTGTTAAAAAAGAACTGATTGGAAAAGCAGAGCATTATTTCTCAAAATCAAAAATTGCACAGTTCTTAATTGAACAAAAAGATTTGTCAGTAGGAGATAAAGTATTAATTTCAGGTCCTACAACCGGAGAACAGGAAATTACCATTACTGAAATCTATGCAAATGGAGGGCCTTGTGAAACAGCAAAAATTGGAGATCAGATCACTTTCGAACTTCCATTCAGAGTTCGTTTATCTGATAAGCTGTACAGAATTGTGCAAAACGCATAA
- a CDS encoding trypsin-like peptidase domain-containing protein — protein sequence MKSTLKKLLPFAVVGVISGATTVGAIQYLGHNSNNGDQSYFTTSAPNTSFAGMNTGAVGDDFVKAAKTTVPAVVTIKNYQSRTASRASEQDLFDFFFGDPFGGRGQGQQRQKQQQAPDNMPSGMGSGVIISPDGYIISNNHVVAGANKLEVVLSNKKSYIATLVGTDPNTDISLLKIEEKGLPYLNFANSDNIDVGQWVLAVGNPLGLNSTVTAGIVSAKGRGIGILSSQGKAANPIESFIQTDAAINPGNSGGALVNTNGELIGINSAIQSTTGYYQGYGFAVPSNLARKIVEDIKKFGIVQRGFLGVQSLDLSNDQLVTSYNQQYKTNLKIGSGIYITGFGENSGAEDAGLKKGDIITKVDSYDITDFADLSMSIGSKRPGDKVQVTYLRNGKEGTTTVTLRDQKGGTSTRTKADLSVTEKIGSEFQSIDDRTKAYYGLNSGVVAKNVIEGSEMAKAGIVDGYIITEINGKPVNSQKDVESLLNKFSGTAQIKYMDDYGRNYQRGFKMP from the coding sequence ATGAAGAGTACTTTAAAAAAACTATTACCATTTGCAGTAGTAGGAGTAATTTCCGGAGCTACTACCGTTGGAGCCATACAATATTTAGGACACAACTCCAACAATGGAGATCAATCTTATTTCACAACTTCAGCACCTAATACTTCATTTGCAGGAATGAATACGGGAGCAGTAGGTGACGATTTTGTGAAAGCAGCCAAAACAACTGTTCCGGCTGTAGTTACTATTAAAAATTACCAAAGCAGAACAGCAAGCAGAGCTTCAGAACAGGATCTGTTCGACTTTTTCTTCGGAGATCCTTTCGGGGGAAGAGGCCAGGGCCAGCAGAGACAGAAGCAGCAACAGGCTCCTGACAATATGCCATCGGGAATGGGTTCAGGGGTAATCATCTCTCCGGACGGTTACATTATTTCCAACAACCACGTGGTAGCAGGTGCCAATAAGCTGGAAGTGGTATTAAGCAACAAAAAATCATATATCGCTACTCTTGTAGGAACGGATCCCAATACAGATATATCTCTCTTAAAAATTGAAGAAAAAGGTCTTCCTTATTTAAATTTTGCGAATTCTGATAATATTGATGTGGGACAATGGGTACTTGCAGTAGGAAATCCACTTGGATTAAACTCTACGGTAACAGCAGGTATTGTTTCTGCTAAAGGAAGAGGTATCGGAATTCTAAGCAGCCAGGGAAAAGCAGCTAATCCTATTGAAAGCTTTATCCAGACGGATGCTGCGATCAACCCGGGTAACTCAGGAGGAGCTTTGGTGAATACTAATGGAGAGCTAATCGGGATCAACTCTGCAATCCAGTCTACTACAGGATATTATCAGGGATATGGTTTTGCTGTTCCTTCTAACTTAGCCAGAAAAATTGTTGAGGATATCAAGAAATTCGGAATTGTACAGAGAGGATTCTTAGGAGTTCAGTCTTTAGATCTTTCAAATGATCAATTGGTAACTTCCTACAATCAGCAATATAAAACCAACTTAAAAATAGGGTCTGGAATCTATATTACAGGGTTTGGTGAGAACAGTGGTGCAGAAGATGCAGGTCTGAAAAAAGGAGATATTATCACAAAAGTAGACAGCTACGATATCACTGACTTTGCAGATCTCTCTATGTCAATTGGAAGCAAACGTCCGGGTGATAAAGTACAGGTAACATATTTAAGAAACGGTAAAGAAGGTACTACTACAGTAACGCTTAGAGACCAGAAAGGAGGTACTTCTACGAGAACTAAAGCTGACCTGAGCGTAACTGAAAAGATTGGATCAGAATTCCAAAGCATTGATGACAGAACGAAGGCATATTACGGCTTAAATAGCGGTGTGGTTGCTAAAAATGTTATTGAAGGAAGCGAAATGGCTAAAGCAGGAATTGTAGACGGTTATATCATCACTGAAATCAATGGTAAGCCTGTAAATTCACAGAAAGATGTGGAAAGTTTACTGAATAAATTCTCAGGAACCGCACAAATAAAATACATGGACGATTACGGAAGAAATTACCAGAGAGGATTCAAAATGCCTTAA
- a CDS encoding GNAT family N-acetyltransferase, producing the protein MKKATYKDREKVVNILCQAFINVLIPNSINFVIKNSGNRYKRLRALMEFQFDLSMLNGSIFLSDDHKACILYLDKFQISLKKIWLEIKLLFKCIGFENTFKILKREKLLAMFHPEEEFVHLWLMAVVPGEQGKGIGTKLLKESMSKYENELIYVETTTLENRTFYQQNGFTIFHETFELSYPLYFLKYV; encoded by the coding sequence ATGAAAAAAGCTACCTATAAGGATAGAGAAAAGGTCGTCAATATTTTATGCCAGGCTTTCATAAATGTTCTTATCCCTAATTCTATCAATTTTGTCATAAAGAATTCAGGCAACAGATATAAGAGATTGAGAGCATTAATGGAATTTCAATTTGATTTATCAATGCTAAATGGAAGCATATTTCTTAGTGACGATCATAAAGCATGCATTTTATACTTAGACAAATTCCAAATCAGTTTAAAAAAAATATGGCTTGAAATAAAATTGTTGTTCAAATGTATTGGATTTGAAAATACGTTTAAAATTTTAAAACGAGAAAAACTTTTAGCAATGTTTCATCCAGAAGAAGAATTTGTTCATTTATGGTTAATGGCTGTAGTTCCTGGTGAACAAGGAAAAGGAATTGGAACAAAACTTTTAAAGGAATCTATGAGTAAATATGAGAATGAACTCATATATGTTGAAACAACAACATTAGAAAATAGAACCTTTTATCAACAAAATGGATTTACCATTTTCCATGAAACTTTTGAGTTGTCTTACCCTCTTTACTTTTTGAAATATGTTTAA
- a CDS encoding RidA family protein, with protein sequence MKQIINTVNAPAAIGPYSQANMANGVLYISGQIPVDPATGKLVEGIEKETHQVMKNLEAILTEAGMTFKNVVKATIFLKSMDDFAVMNDIYASYLDSESYPARETVQVSCLPKNVDIEISMIAHQD encoded by the coding sequence ATGAAACAAATCATCAACACAGTTAATGCACCTGCAGCTATCGGCCCTTATTCACAAGCTAATATGGCAAACGGAGTTTTGTATATCTCCGGACAGATTCCTGTAGATCCTGCAACTGGTAAATTGGTAGAAGGAATTGAAAAAGAAACACACCAGGTAATGAAAAACCTTGAAGCCATTCTTACTGAAGCCGGAATGACTTTCAAAAACGTTGTAAAAGCTACCATCTTCCTTAAGAGTATGGATGATTTTGCTGTAATGAATGATATCTATGCTTCTTACTTAGATTCAGAAAGCTATCCTGCCCGTGAAACAGTACAGGTTTCTTGCCTGCCTAAAAATGTGGATATCGAAATTTCTATGATCGCACATCAGGATTAA